The genomic DNA ACGTGAACAAGAATTACTAAAAACACGTCAGCATGAAGTCACTCAGACTTgatccctttaaaaaaaactccacaataATTCAGTCAATAAAACACGTCCTCTCTGTGAACGTCTGTGATTAAACCTCTGtagaaaaataaccaaatctgCTCACACTGAATTTCTAATCGGTTTAAATTGCACTTAGGTTCTTTATTTTTAACGACACATGACGAGGCTGCTCGGAGCTCACAACAAAGATGTTTACAGCACTATTTATGATCGCAAACGGCCTCTGGAATTGTTAATTTGCCTTCCAGTTAATAAATCCTCCacacaagctgctgctgctgctactacaGTCGGACGAGGCGTTTTTAGTTCCACTTCCTCCCACAGAGTTCATTTCAAGTCACTTCAGCTGGAGTTTCACACCGAGAAGCGAGTTAATCCAATGACCTGACATCCCAGAGGTTACAGCAAGGCTGTAAAGGACAAGGCTGGTGTCAATGAATcccatgaaaacagaaacaccaacaaaaaacTGACCCTGCTAATGAGCATTTTACTGATTTTGGTACCAAGTTGGTTGTGgacaatgacaacaaaacgGACTTTTAATAACAAGAAGAGTCGTACATGGAGAAGTTACGGAATactaaaattcaaaatgaaaacacctCAAACTGAATGAAACAGCTTTGAATCTATACagatagaccctccagaaaaatgcgattatgcgatcgcacgAATTCCCGcgttaatcaccaaaatgccgctgattatgcaggggtcaattatttcccaaaaggccgcataatccccgcaaaacagcgcataattcccacaagaatctcacatttccacgaaaaaaaaaaagagaaatatgcgggttcgacttgatttcacaatttccgcataaaatgagaaaactatgaccgatataaatggagttgtgagtttttatgtgacgcccggcctgacgtcatcagttcattcacacacactagaagcacgagctgatgcagagcgcggcgctcagagacgaaaaacaagaatggcgaatgcgcaaagatcacatttacctacgaatgtttcagccagagacccaggacccagatttactgcaccaaagtggggggaaactttttttgcaccccgtgcaacatcgttctggagcaccgcatctttttgcatatttaacaactattcgcatactttgcaactttccgcaatttccccacataaaatggcataaaaaccctgcatatttattcgcatatacaaggattttagcccgcgtttttctggagggtctatacAGATAATTCTACGTTAGCAAGTCTTGGTTGAAATCATCATGTCCTGAAATCCTATTGCTTATGttagtttgtattttaaatcaaatttagcattaaaaaaaatgtaggaaTTTCACTGGTATCTCCCTAATAAGCTGTGTGCCACACGGGGCTAAATGCTAACACCAACACGGTGATCTGTAGCAGGTAGAACTCTGGTCACCAGCTTTGATAGGAGAGTTATCGATGGTTCAGAACAAACTAATCGATGCTGCTGTGGCACTGAAACACTTAAAAAAGAGCCACGTCGAAGCTCTGTGGTGCTTTATGATGATGAACACAGGCGGTGTAGTTTCTTCTAAAGAGAAGCGCTAGATGTGTGTTCATTCGCCGCTTAAAATAGTCCCCAACAAATGCACCATTTActcctgtttatttttatgaatgAACTTCTCCCTGACTACTGGATTGTTTTCATGGGATTTACTCACAATTAGAGAAATATTAACCAACTCCAGCCTTATCCTTTAATCATTAACGACCTACAAGCTAAATCTatcaaagctgctttttttttttaaacacgaCACACATTATTTCCTCGTAGTTTTTCCCTTCATGACTAACATGCTGCAGGAGGCAGAGCTTCACTTCTTCATCCACAGCAACTCTCACCTCCACACACGATGGGCAGAACTAAATAAATTGCTGGCATCGAGCCCTACGCAGCGGATCACAAACGAGCTGGGTAATCTTGAATAATCCTTCGCGCCTGCTGTGGGAGGGCAGAAAGGGGAAGCCCGACTCTATTGAAACCATTTCCTGTCTCTAACTGTTTTCAGCGAGACTCGATCTGCACCTCCTTCCTCTCTGAGGCGCAACAAATAAAGGTCGCAAACAGAAATTGGCTTtaatggaaatataaagaaaacGTTGTAATCCTCAGCTGTGAAAGGCCTTAGTCCCTCAGGAATGAAATAAACGCGAACGTGAAGCATCTGTGCCGACAGAAAAACCACAAGAGACTCTTTGGCAGGTGAGCCGGTGCTGGTTTTCAAACCTCACTTCCTCAACCAGAAGAATAAGAATCGGCCTGTTTGAGGCTCGAGAGGTTCTAGTGAAGGTTAGATCTGGTAGGCAGCGTTGTGTCTGTTGAAGTTTAACccctcaaaaaacaaaaaaaaacatcaaggaCAAACGGTGGCATTGATAACGACGGAACAATGAGCATCAGTGAGTCTCTGCTGATGGTGAAACTGTACACAAGCAAGGCTGTAGTTAAAAAGGTGTGTGGACATGTTCGTGTATCTGCAAGCAACGCGATCGACAAGTCAACCATTAGGGGGCGTTCCACCTCAGTTCAACAAATACTTAAAAAGCTCCCACCTGATCATCTCGTATGTACGTTATTAAGTATAATGTGTAgcatttttgagtgaaaatttctttaaaaaataggcGGGGTCATGTTGATTTCAGTTTTCTTCGCCCCAATCTGTGGATCAGTGTTTGAAGAGccataacttgagaaataatgtagCTGGAGTCCTGAAATTTGGTAGAACCATTGATATGAACACATGCTCTCCAATGGCATAACCCTGCTATGatagaataatacaaaccaGTTTTACGATGGTGGAAATTTGACATAAAGAAAGGCTTTTTTCTATTACACCAACCATAAAACTTCTACTTTTCCCCCTCAAGAGCCAGAATAATTTTTACCCATGACGAGCACCAATAGGAGCTTtacaaatgtacatttttaaagctcttaTTGGTGCAAATCACAGGGGAAAAAACTGCCTCTTCAGGTGAAAAATACAAGTTTTATGGCTGATGGACTATcggaccaaaaaaaaaaaaaaaaaacatgcaattttttcctttctttatcAAACTTCCACCATCATAAAACtggtttgtattattctatCAAAGCAGGGTTGTACCATTAGAGAGCATGTGTTCATATCAATGGTTCTACCAAATTTCAGGACTCTCACGACGttatttctcaagttatggCTCTTCAAACACTGATCCGCAGATTGGCGtaaagaaaatgatgaaaataaaagacaccACCGATCCTTAAGACTTTTTAACTCAAACTAACGCTACCAATGAGCCCAGATTGGACACAAGGTCAACTCAATCaatatttggacacattttgactcatttccAAGACATTTTAAGtcagttttgatgtgttttggtCTTTATTTTCCGgacattttctactttttttgttattttggacaaatttggaaTAATCCTGAGAACATTTTAGAGTTTTAGTCATTGTAAGAGTTTTAGAGTTTTCatcatttccaacatttttaaatcagttttgtgttattatggacatttttttttttttaattccagagattttcagtcatttttgccttttttttgtttttaagttatatttttggagttattttaaactttgttgttattttggacacattctgAACACAACAGGAGTCATTTTTGTGAGACTTGGACAACTATTATGTGGTTCTGAACAGATTTTGACAagtatttgccatttttgatcattttaaagtACAAACGGTGAATCTGCAGATGGCTGGAATGACCCGTTCATCCACTGATGACAGTCAACAAGTCATcgtcagtttgttttcacatcatccagtttaaaaataaacccaTGAGAGCAGCATGACAACGCTACAGAAAGCGTCACAGCGATCAGAGCGACTTGTCGACCGCGTTGTTTGTAgagctcgtgtgtgtgtgtctgtgtgtgtgtgtttctgtgcttctTGCATGCTGCTCTGCTGGTATTTTCAGGACTTGTGTACCACCGTTCTCCCCCTACTTCAGAGCTTTAGCTACAGAGGCGTAGGCCATGTGGATTTCGTCGTCGATGGGGCAGGTGGAGGCGAACTCCTCCCTGGCGTACGCTGCGTTCAGGTACCTCCACAGGTTCGTCAGGGACTGAGGGACGCTGAAGTTTCTGTATTTCAAACACACCACCTGcagaaagggaaagaaaagagaTTGAGAGGCATCAAAACACAGACTGTATTGGCAATTAATTCAGCGGGCTGAGCCGACAGGTGAGTTTAGAACGACGCTGTGAAATTAACGATGACTCAACATGTCTCCTgtttcagtgaagataaaatGATGAGCattactgtctgtctgcagcaacCGTCATGTCTCAGTTTTAATACTAGAACATGACCCAGACTGGAACAGCTGCTCACTGTGTTGTTACGGAAGAAAATTGGTGACATTTGTGAGCATTATAGatttaaaatgctgtcaaaGACGGCATGTTTTACTCCTGAGAAGGCGcctctgctttttattttggttcatatGAGTTCTGACTTCATGACAAAGAAgaattttcacacatttacacttttttcCTCCGGAGACTTAATGCAACTTTGCACACAGTTTTTtacttgacatttttttgtttttgttctacaGGGGGCTTGTGAAAAGAGTCTTATTTTACTCTTGAAAATATGTTGATTTCCTCACACACGTTATAAAAAAGTTGTTCCACCTGTGGTGTAATCTACTACTGATCGCACTGTGACAAGATAtagaacatttacattttaaataaggttatttattctattttggAGAAATTTACCGCAGTTTTGCACACCAATACATGAAAGTTGTAGAGTAGAAAAATAAAGGCGGCTCGTGAAAAGAATGTCAGTGCTTCTGTTTCTTTCGTCTCATAATTATTTGtttacaactttttaaaaaagtttttctacCTGTACTAAAACCTACCTCTAATCCGTGGCAACAAGAAGCACAAGACAGGATTTATTTCACAACTTATTTATAGTTTGACCTTTTGTTAGGTTATAGGTTTTCCCAGAGAtttaatgctttgttgcataaagtgattctattctattcttgtACCTGAAAATTCatctctgttgtaaagttaaagAAATACTAAAGGACAAAGTATTATAAAACAGTCAAATGTTCTGCGTGGAATtcatatagaatagaatagaatagaaacgCAGCATGGACCCGTCCCTACTCCTCAGGTCTTTGTTGTTATAAGCCTTAAGGGaccaaaaaacatattttttaaatgaatctgcCGATTACTCAGACGATAAAAACCCAGTATTACCTTGACGATGTGCAGCTTCGGCAGCAGGTTGCAGTCAGCCAGAGTGAGCTCTTGGCCGTCCAGGAAGGGGCGGGACGAGGAAGTGACCTCATCGGCGCTATTCTCGTCGATCTCGTCAGGAAGTGGGGAGCCGAGGTAGTCGTCCAGCTTCTTCAGAGCCTTCAGCAGGCCTTTCTCTAGATCTGAGCACACAGAAAGCACATATTAAAGCTTTTCCCCGACCATCAGAGCAGCAGGCGACCTTCTTAGCGAGGCCGACCGGCTCAGACTGTAATGTCATTAACAGACGCACAtcagaggacagacaggaggagaaacCACCAGGAAATaccagcaaaaacacaaagccgGGCTGAGTTTCATTTCCCCGCTAAGAGTCTGATCTGACTCACTTTCATTCGCCTGAGGGTTTGAGTTCTTGACGTAAGCGGAGAACTTGGAGAAGACGTCCATGCCGGCCGTGTTGGATTCTGGGTTACGAGCTGCCAGGCGAGGATAtctgaacacaaaaacactcatgAGTGAACTTTACAAGCTGCAAAATGCCTGAACTCACTAGTAGACGgcataaaagctgcaaaaagtctaagcaagagcaaagaaaaacaagcacagcTGCACACCTTGTAGGAGCAAAGCAGCATCAGTGGAAACCCCTGCAGAATCTGCATCTgagtcagtttttatttgacaaaaatgcaactCAGATAGAGATTTTGCGGCTTGGAGTCGGTGTGCAGGCGTTTCTGTTTTCACAACTccacaaaatgctgcaaaaccCAAAGAGACGTCTTCATGTTGTTCAGCAAAGACACTCAATTTACCGTCACATGAGGCGAAATAAAGCAGCAAATTCAGAAAGCAGGAAAAAGCTCCACATTACTGCTGGACAACAACAAAACGACAACCCACAGAAAGGATAAATAGGAGAAAGGAGGACGACTAGCGGCAAAACATCTGCCAGCTTCAACGGAAGAGTCCAAAATCTCCCTCGTTTTTTTGTCACCTCTGGGAATAAAGGCACACTACTGTATGCAAATGGGAATTCAGAATGTTGGAGGAACTGTTCATGAACCATTACtggaaagaaacacacaaagccATAGAAACAATTATGAATACTTAATTAGCATTTGATTTTATAACTGTATATTTGGGACACATTTCTCCAGAggtgaaaaacagaaatagatACTCAGTCTATGACTACCTGCACgggaaaaagcaacaacaaaacgaCAAGAAGAACCGACAACAAATAACTAGACAGACAATAAACGTGGGAATTTATAGGATGAAGACACCTTTGAGACCTGATTTTGACGGACGACGGCGTGAATGTGGACTCAAAATGTTTTAACtgaaggaaatgtttttgtcctttatCTACTGATTCTTTACTGTGAAACCTTGTAGTCTGAGGCGATAATGAGCTGCTGTAAATTTTGTTCGTCACATCTACTCTCTGGATGTAATTagtttgtgtgcatttgtctaatttttcagAGGTGAAAATCTAGATTCTTTCAacaaaaagaactgaaaaaagacaagcgctgcagctctgatttgGAAAACGGACGATTCTTACTTGGGAGGGCAGAGATTCTCCTCCAGAAACTCCTCGATCTTGTTGGTGTCGGTCTTCACCTCGCTGCCGTACAGCAGGAACGGAGGCTGAGCGCCCGGAGCCAGGTCCTTCAAGATGTCTGGCTTCCTGAAGACGGACGGGAAAAAGCCCACAAGACGggcagaagaaggaaaaaaagagaacaaaagatGTCAAACCACAGGAAGCTGCTCATGTTTGCAGCTGCAACCTGTTAACCTTTGGCCGAAATCAAAGCAGCCGCAGTCGGTTTGCATCTTCTAACATCTAAAATCTGATCCAgagtcgtgttttttttttactgcacgCTGCTCCTCTGTCACGCCGGTGGAAACCTGCAGCGCTGCGagggaataaaacacaaacaaacggGGATGCTGTGCGTTTTCACCTCTTCATGTCCACCGTGGTCACGTCGAAGGTGACTCCTTTCAGCCACAGAACCATGAAGAGACGCTGAGAGAACGGACAGTTACCGATGCTCTGACCGTCACTTCCTGcctggaaaacacagaaacacaaaatctaTTAAATGCACCATTTTTATAGtagatttcttttcatttccttgCATAATTGGGCTGGAACTAACATCTACTTTCATGTTGATTAATCTGAAAATGTCAATTAGAATTTGGCACACATAAAAGTAACCCGTTCAGACGTCTTATTTCGTCCaaccaacagtccaaaatgcaaaaatattcagttcacATTCACACAGGAGAAACAAAAGCACTGAATCATCACATCTGGGAAGCCGGAAAACAGAAAACGTTTTGCATTTTTGCCCAAAACGTTGCTAAAACgattctgaaccccaaaacccagcAACAGGTTTGAaggaaatgaagtgaaaatccTTCATAATTatcaaaattacataatttcttagccagaaactgtaaaaaccaaaGGAACAGTCACATTTTAACCTTGTCAAAGTCCTTGAACTTCGCATCTGtcatcaaaaactcaaccaaatcTCAGCTaataattgtgatatttcacatGTACAACCGCACTAAATAGACtctgtaaaaacaagaaatgtgcaACTGTGAAACCATGACAGACTCAACTGTGAGCAACGGTCTGATGAGAAAACTTTGGGAGGATTTCAGCCGAACTGCAAGcggtgtttacacaaagcagagaggagacgagcgtgaaaacaaattaaatgcaGACAACAGTAAAATATCAGACATAAATAGaccaaaaacaggacaaaatactacaaaaacgaccacaaaacaacacaaaatgagacaaacgacacaaaacaaaagacaaaaaaatggacaaatgacaaaaaaacagacaaaaaaattacacacacgacagagatgagaccaaaattgaaaaaaggaaaaaacaaaaataaaaaagtagacaaacgacacaagtcagacaaaaaacaacaacaagaaaaaaaatattactcagatgagacatgaaatggcaaaaaaaaaaaataagagaaacgacacaaaacaaaacaaggacaaaaaatttgacgaaaaaagttacaaagcaacaaaaaaaatggacaaacgacaaaaacgagacaaaaaaattacacaaaacgagaccaaaaaagcgagaaagaaaacggcaaaaaatgagacaaacaacaaaaatctaacaaaaaaagacaaaaacaagtctaaatactacaaaaatgagacaaaaaaattacacaaaacgagaccaaaaatgacaaaagcgagaaagaaaacggcaaaaaatgagacaagcaacaaaacttggattaaaaaaaagcccataacaacaaaaacaagacaaaatattactaaaacgagacacgaaatgacaaaaaaataagagaaacgacacaaaacaaaacagaaaaaggacaaaaaaattgacgaaaaagttacaaagcaacaaaaaaatggacaaacgacaaaaacgagacaaaaaattacacaaaacgagaccaaaaatgacaaaagcaagaaagaaaacagcaaaaaatgagacaaacaacaaaaaatctaacaaaaaaagacaaaaacaagtcaaaacattacaaaaatgagacaaaaaaattacac from Acanthochromis polyacanthus isolate Apoly-LR-REF ecotype Palm Island chromosome 11, KAUST_Apoly_ChrSc, whole genome shotgun sequence includes the following:
- the clic1 gene encoding chloride intracellular channel protein 1, whose product is MSDANQPRVELFVKAGSDGQSIGNCPFSQRLFMVLWLKGVTFDVTTVDMKRKPDILKDLAPGAQPPFLLYGSEVKTDTNKIEEFLEENLCPPKYPRLAARNPESNTAGMDVFSKFSAYVKNSNPQANENLEKGLLKALKKLDDYLGSPLPDEIDENSADEVTSSSRPFLDGQELTLADCNLLPKLHIVKVVCLKYRNFSVPQSLTNLWRYLNAAYAREEFASTCPIDDEIHMAYASVAKALK